Genomic window (Methanobrevibacter sp.):
TCACCAATGTCAAAAGGAAGTTTGTAAGGGATATTGAAGGCAGGATGTAGAATGAATCACCTGATGATTCCCACATTATCGCAAGAATATAATATCCTACAGGCAATCCCAGTATAAATCCGATAGCTGTAAACCACAGGTTCTGAGTCAGCAATAGCTTTCTCAATGCTCTTGTCTTAAATCCGAGAACTTTCAATGTTGCAATTTCCCTTTCAATTTCTGTAAATGACAACAAGCCCAAATTATACAGTACGACAACTGCCAAAAGGCATGCGAAGAATATTAAAATGTAGATTAAAAGCCACATTGACTCGGTCATTTCATCCCAGCTTGAAGTCATGTCTTTCATTGAATTGGCTGCCTTTACGCCATCATACTCTTTTGTAACGTGTTCAGATGTTATTATGCTTGTTGGAGTGTAGTTTAAATCCAAATCCTCAAGCTTATCTGAAGACATTATGAATCCCTGTGATATTGGATCTGCATGGATTTTATCTATTTTTGTTTTAACCCATTTGTCTGAACCCATTATGTGCCATTTGACAGTATCTCCAATGCCCACATCAAGCATGTCCGCCATTTTTTGTGAAATTGAAACCTCATCATCATCTATTTCAATCTTGTTCCAGTCATAATCTGTCGGTGTGACCAAATCAGTGTCGTTTAGCACCAGCAGCGAACCTGATTTTTTAGCCGAATCCGATTCGATTTCAATGGCTCCCTCCATTATTTCATCACCGTTGACCTTGTCTGTAATGTCATCAATTTCAGATTGCGCAGTATCCTCTTCAATCACAAGCTTTGAGTCATAATGATTGATCTGTGAATATTCCCATTCCTTAAGGTCATTCATTCCATCATACATTCCAAATGCACATACCAGAAGTGCACTGCATCCGATTACACCTACAATTGTCATTAATGCTCTGAACTTGTTTCTTTTAGCGTCCCTGTAATTCCAGCGTATGTTAAATGATAAGCGTTTCCAGATAGCGAGTTTTTCAACAAATCCTGATGAGGAAATCTTAGGCACCTTCGGCCTGATAGTGTCTGCCGGTTTTTCATCGGAAATTCCCTTAACTGAATAGTATGAAACCGCAAGTGACATTAAAACCATCAATGCAGCCACATAAACGAAATTCATGCTCCATGCAGGATTCCATGCCGGCAACTTATATGTTGCACTCATTGACGGATAGAATAATTGAGGCAAGGTCATTGGCCCTAAAATCAATCCTAGAATAGAACCTGCCAAAACCAGCCAGAACCCGTATGAAACATAATGCAGAATAATGGAACGGTTTTTAAATCCGCATGCCTTTAAAATACCGATTTGTGTTCTTTGATGTGTTATTATTCTTCTCATTGTTGTTAAAAGAATCAGCATTGCAATAAGTATGAACACTACAGGGAAAATATCTCCCATCATGCGATGCTGATCCATTTCATCTGCAAACTGGCTTACACTGGTGTGTTCGGATCTTTCAACAAATGAATTGTAATAGCCGTTCATGTGATAATCAAGAATATCATTGTAGTTTTCAGGTGTTCCTTCAAACTTAACGTTCAATACATTGTACGGCACAGTATCTGTTGGAAATGCCTTGTAGGAAAGGTATGCAAAACCAATTTTGTTAAAATCAGGTATTATGGATGAGCTTGATGCATGATAAACATATTCCGGTGAGTATCCAAGTCCCCTGATTTCCTTTTCTATAGTGTAGTTTTCAAACTCGAACTTGATTTTATCTCCGACTTTCAAGCCCTTTGCATCAGCAAAGCTTTTGTCCAGCCATACGCCATTCTTATCATCAATATCTAGTTTTTCACCTTCAAGCAGGTAGAATTTGGATATTGTATTGTTTTCCACGAAATGCAGTGTAACGTCAGGGTCATTGTCAAAATCAGCCACCGAATCCACTACCACTTGCCTTTCCATTTGAGTGGTTGCACCCAAACAGTCTACCTGATACATAAAAAGGTCATTGATGTATGCTGAATAAATCCAGCCGTCAGCCAAGTTGGTGTCCTCATAAAAGTTATCACTGTTTACTTCAAGGCCGACTGATTCTCCGCCGACACCTGCAAACACAAATACTCCCAGAAATGCCATTAAAAAAATTGATATGAATTGAGCCTTGTGCTTGCGGATGTCTCTCAACATCTTCTTTATAAGCATCTGCTCACCAGTCTAAATCATTAACCTTCTTCGGATTCTCATTTACTACAATGTTTTCGATTTGACCGTTTTTGATTCTGATTACCTTGTCGGCTGCTTCAGCAAGTATTGCATTGTGAGTTACAATAATCACAGTGGTATTTCTGTTATTGCTCATGACTTGAAGTAAATTTAAAATTAGCACGCCTGTTTTTGAGTCAAGTGCTCCTGTCGGCTCATCGCATAAAAGCATTGTTGGCTGTTTTGCAACTGCACGTGCAATTGACACCCTTTGCTGTTCCCCACCTGACAGTTGTGCAGGAAACTGATTTGCATGGTCTTTCAGACCAACTGAGTCCAGCACACTTAATCCGTCAATATTAACATCCACAATATCCTTCATCAGTTCAACATTTTCAATTGCAGTTAAATTTGGAATCAGATTATAGAACTGGAAAATGAAACCAACATTTTTAGCACGATACTCTGTTAATTGATTATCCTTAAATGATTCAACATGATTGCCATTTACAATGATTTCACCTGAGGTTACAGAATCAAGTCCCCCTAAAAGATTCAAGAGTGTTGATTTACCTGCACCTGACGGGCCCAGAATTACAACGAATTCCCCTTCATCTATTGTGAAATTAACATTATCCATAGCTTTTAAAATGTGATCTCCAGATTTATATTCCTTGTTCACATTTTTAAATTCAATAATTGTACTCATGTACACACCTTCTTAGAATTAATTATATATTTACATATTATATTTAATAAAGTATTTAAAATTTAGGCAAACCTAAATTATCTGAGTTTGTAAAATTGACCCCACTTTGAAATATTGCCATAACCTTGTAAAATTGCTTTAAACCTATAAAATTGCATTTAAAAATAATTTTAATAAAATTTAAATACTTTAAAATCAAAATAAGATGTATGAACACTAAAAACAACAAAACAACCAAAACTATTCGAAAAAATGACAATATGAACGAAACCAAAAAAGAAGCATTTTCCTATTCAATTTATAATAAGGAAAATTTTGAAAGCTTTAAAAAACTAAAAGTAGACACAACTGCCAAATCAATTAATAGAAATGATTTGCCCTCAGAATTAAGTGATGAAACATGTGAATTTATTGAGTTATTTAGAAGAAAAACAGCAAATGAATCAATTGAATGGAATTTTTACATTGATTATGCGGAAAATGAGATAATCCATTGTATTCTTGGCGGTTCTAACCAATCACTTGGTTGGATAAACACTGAAGAAATGAAAAATAGAAAAATATTAAGCATACATAATCACCCAAAGAATACATATTCTGCACCTTCTGCAGCTAATTTCGAAATATTAGAATATGAATTTGAAGATTATGAAATAATCTGTTCACAAGAAGAATTTTGGATTTTAAAAGCAATAGGAAAATATGAAATACGTGAAAAAATTCATAAAGACATATCTATAATATTTGAATCCATCAAAAATTCAAATTCAAAAAATAAGAATAATATATACTCCGAAATTGTCATAAATTATATTAACAATTTAAATCAAAAAATAGTATTAACTAGAAAGGAATATCGATAATATGAGCAAAAATGTTAATGGATGGGAATTATCAAAAAGAGATGGTGGAAATAGGTTCATTAATGATGATTATCCCAATGAATTAATTGAAAAAGAAAATGAAATAATAAAAGAAAGACTTAGAAAAGATTTTGAAATTATGGGATTACCAGAAGAACTAAAAAAAATGTATCCTGAAATTTTTGAATAGATTTAAACTTCTTTCATCTTTTTAAACAAACCATCAACTCATCAGATAACCCTACCCGCAGTTTCCATATACAAAACACACATCCAAAAATAATGTTACTTTAAAAAAAATATTTAAATTTTCAAGTAAATAGTTTTAACCACCAGATTACCATTCACAGTTTTCATCGATTAGTGTATATACTACCTATCAGAAGTTTTTCAACAAACATCACTTATTCAACAGTTTTTTCATCTTCAATCATCTTTTAATCTGTTTATCGTTAAGATGCATAAAGAATTAGGGAGACAATATAAACTTAAAAGAGGAGTACCCATATTTGTTTTGAAAATTTAAAAAAGATAATACTCCTCTTGATGAATGAATGTGGAAAATTAAATCTCCCATTCTCCACTTAACTTCTGCAGTTCAACCATTCTTTTAAACAATCCTTCATGAGCCATTAACTCGTCAGGTGATCCCTGCTCAGCAATTTTACCTTCATCCAAAACAATAATCTTATCTGCATTTGCAATTGTACGCATTCTGTGCGCTATAATAATCACCGTCTTATTCTTAATC
Coding sequences:
- a CDS encoding ABC transporter permease, giving the protein MLIKKMLRDIRKHKAQFISIFLMAFLGVFVFAGVGGESVGLEVNSDNFYEDTNLADGWIYSAYINDLFMYQVDCLGATTQMERQVVVDSVADFDNDPDVTLHFVENNTISKFYLLEGEKLDIDDKNGVWLDKSFADAKGLKVGDKIKFEFENYTIEKEIRGLGYSPEYVYHASSSSIIPDFNKIGFAYLSYKAFPTDTVPYNVLNVKFEGTPENYNDILDYHMNGYYNSFVERSEHTSVSQFADEMDQHRMMGDIFPVVFILIAMLILLTTMRRIITHQRTQIGILKACGFKNRSIILHYVSYGFWLVLAGSILGLILGPMTLPQLFYPSMSATYKLPAWNPAWSMNFVYVAALMVLMSLAVSYYSVKGISDEKPADTIRPKVPKISSSGFVEKLAIWKRLSFNIRWNYRDAKRNKFRALMTIVGVIGCSALLVCAFGMYDGMNDLKEWEYSQINHYDSKLVIEEDTAQSEIDDITDKVNGDEIMEGAIEIESDSAKKSGSLLVLNDTDLVTPTDYDWNKIEIDDDEVSISQKMADMLDVGIGDTVKWHIMGSDKWVKTKIDKIHADPISQGFIMSSDKLEDLDLNYTPTSIITSEHVTKEYDGVKAANSMKDMTSSWDEMTESMWLLIYILIFFACLLAVVVLYNLGLLSFTEIEREIATLKVLGFKTRALRKLLLTQNLWFTAIGFILGLPVGYYILAIMWESSGDSFYILPSISLTNFLLTLVITFALSIVVNLMFSRKIKKLDMVESLKSGE
- a CDS encoding ABC transporter ATP-binding protein produces the protein MSTIIEFKNVNKEYKSGDHILKAMDNVNFTIDEGEFVVILGPSGAGKSTLLNLLGGLDSVTSGEIIVNGNHVESFKDNQLTEYRAKNVGFIFQFYNLIPNLTAIENVELMKDIVDVNIDGLSVLDSVGLKDHANQFPAQLSGGEQQRVSIARAVAKQPTMLLCDEPTGALDSKTGVLILNLLQVMSNNRNTTVIIVTHNAILAEAADKVIRIKNGQIENIVVNENPKKVNDLDW